One region of Faecalibacter bovis genomic DNA includes:
- a CDS encoding YbjQ family protein: MKKLTNPKEILVLTTTTVGNYKIVQHFNPVTSHVVAGTNLISDFIGGLSDVFGGRSIEFQKQIASIYDEAINKLKLDAYRLGANCIVGLKIDVDEISGKGKSMFMITAIGTPILFENNEVQKDQNNIVSADYLNNLIKTRKTIKELTENKANITNEFWELIINNEIKEAFDFLIVIYEYLLKNNAENEIEPFKVQYSRYLQSLDSDIVIDKLYKYLKNSNNTEMNVAIYKIIEELNLIDFNKIKHLLQSENHIDKKIAILLTRFDKAIYDSNDIAEIEDVLNSINNNVKEIVTYTTKKKGMFSSEEIEVWKCTNSNCGHTNNKENEYCEHCYHDKYGFNAKFYNKNSAIENLTEKIEILKEQLL, translated from the coding sequence ATGAAAAAACTAACCAACCCTAAAGAAATACTTGTATTAACAACCACAACAGTTGGAAATTACAAAATAGTACAACATTTTAATCCAGTAACTTCTCATGTAGTAGCTGGTACAAACTTAATCTCTGATTTTATCGGTGGCCTTTCAGACGTATTTGGAGGTCGCTCTATCGAATTTCAAAAACAAATAGCTTCTATCTATGATGAAGCAATTAATAAGCTGAAATTAGACGCTTATAGACTTGGTGCAAATTGTATCGTAGGACTTAAAATAGATGTAGATGAAATCTCAGGAAAGGGAAAATCTATGTTTATGATTACTGCAATCGGTACACCAATATTATTTGAAAATAATGAGGTTCAAAAAGATCAAAACAACATTGTTTCAGCTGATTATTTAAACAACCTAATTAAAACTCGTAAAACAATTAAAGAATTAACTGAAAATAAAGCTAATATCACAAATGAATTTTGGGAATTAATAATCAATAATGAAATAAAAGAAGCTTTTGATTTCTTAATTGTTATATATGAATATCTATTAAAAAATAATGCAGAAAATGAAATAGAACCTTTTAAAGTTCAATACTCAAGATATTTACAATCCTTAGATAGTGATATTGTAATAGATAAACTTTACAAATACTTAAAAAATAGTAATAATACAGAAATGAACGTTGCTATATATAAAATCATAGAAGAATTAAATCTAATAGATTTTAATAAGATTAAACATTTATTACAATCTGAAAACCACATAGATAAAAAAATAGCTATTCTTCTAACAAGATTTGATAAAGCAATTTATGACTCCAATGATATAGCAGAAATAGAAGATGTTTTAAACTCGATAAACAACAATGTAAAAGAAATTGTAACATATACGACTAAGAAAAAAGGAATGTTTTCTTCAGAAGAAATTGAAGTTTGGAAGTGTACAAATTCAAATTGTGGACATACAAACAATAAAGAAAATGAATATTGTGAACATTGTTACCATGATAAATATGGCTTTAATGCTAAGTTTTATAATAAAAATTCAGCAATTGAAAATCTAACAGAAAAAATTGAAATATTGAAAGAGCAATTGTTATAA
- the mnmE gene encoding tRNA uridine-5-carboxymethylaminomethyl(34) synthesis GTPase MnmE, with the protein MINNDTICALATANGMGAIAVIRISGPEAITKVAQIYQSKFNKNKSLTDAESHTIHLGYVMDDDTIIDEALFSIFKNPHSYTGEDVVEISTHGSIYIQQKVLELLNKIGIRNANPGEYTFRAFWNGKMDLTQAEAVADLIASDSKASHEVAIKQMRGGFSNQIKDLRDQMINFAALMELELDFSEEDVEFADRTQFYALLNQLQSILKRLADSFAFGNVIKNGVPVAIVGAPNAGKSTLLNALLNEERAIVSDIEGTTRDTIEETIYIEGVGFRFIDTAGIRKAGDTIEQIGIEKTFEKINDATIVIYLYDANITEENQIAQQLDELQGKGKILFNVANKIDVTNKQSAISDAIRQEFKDVVHLEISAKDQYNIDALKEQLVYQMKLKGSSQDDTIVTNSRHLEALQNTLIQIGKIKQGMDSGLPGDLLAMDIREALTYLGHITGEIDVDQDILGTIFGKFCIGK; encoded by the coding sequence ATGATAAATAACGATACAATTTGCGCTTTAGCTACAGCCAACGGAATGGGTGCCATAGCCGTTATACGAATTTCAGGACCAGAAGCCATCACCAAAGTAGCTCAGATTTATCAATCAAAATTTAATAAGAACAAATCATTAACTGATGCAGAATCACATACCATACACTTAGGTTATGTTATGGATGATGACACAATTATTGACGAAGCTTTATTTTCTATATTTAAAAATCCACATTCATACACAGGTGAAGATGTCGTAGAAATTTCTACACACGGTTCTATTTATATACAGCAAAAAGTTTTAGAACTTTTAAATAAAATAGGCATTCGCAATGCCAATCCAGGAGAATATACATTTAGAGCATTTTGGAATGGAAAAATGGATTTAACTCAAGCCGAAGCCGTTGCGGATTTGATTGCCTCAGATTCTAAAGCATCGCATGAAGTTGCCATTAAACAAATGCGTGGAGGATTTTCTAATCAAATTAAAGATTTGCGTGATCAGATGATTAATTTCGCAGCTTTAATGGAATTAGAGTTAGATTTTTCTGAAGAAGATGTAGAATTTGCTGATCGAACTCAATTTTATGCTTTATTAAATCAGTTACAATCAATTTTAAAACGTTTGGCAGATTCGTTTGCCTTCGGAAATGTTATTAAAAATGGTGTACCTGTTGCTATTGTCGGAGCTCCAAATGCAGGAAAATCTACTTTATTAAATGCCTTATTAAACGAAGAACGTGCAATTGTTTCGGATATTGAAGGAACAACTCGTGATACCATCGAAGAAACAATCTATATCGAAGGTGTTGGATTCCGTTTCATTGATACTGCCGGAATTCGTAAAGCTGGAGATACAATTGAACAAATAGGTATCGAAAAAACTTTCGAAAAAATTAACGATGCAACTATCGTGATTTACCTGTACGATGCTAATATTACCGAAGAAAATCAAATTGCGCAACAATTAGATGAACTTCAAGGTAAAGGAAAAATCCTATTTAACGTTGCCAATAAAATTGATGTAACAAACAAGCAATCGGCGATTTCTGATGCTATTCGTCAAGAATTTAAAGATGTAGTTCATTTAGAAATTTCAGCAAAAGATCAATACAATATTGATGCATTAAAAGAGCAGTTGGTTTATCAAATGAAATTGAAAGGTTCTAGTCAAGATGATACAATTGTAACCAATTCACGTCACTTAGAAGCTTTACAAAATACGTTAATCCAAATTGGTAAAATTAAACAAGGAATGGACAGTGGTCTTCCAGGTGATTTATTAGCCATGGACATCCGCGAAGCCTTAACTTATTTAGGACACATCACCGGAGAAATTGACGTGGACCAAGATATTTTAGGAACTATTTTCGGGAAGTTCTGTATCGGAAAGTAA
- a CDS encoding SIMPL domain-containing protein codes for MNKTSLIVATIAAIALVTATLIIGNAYKYKFNSNENINVTGNALKDFDADLVKWRATYSRNNFDLKTASDQLKQDQIVVKNFLISQGIKANEIVFEAVNITKDIQYGTDVNGNSISHFNGYILSQDVTIESKDLDKIEKASREISNLISQGIELNSSNPNYYYSKLEDLKLELIAQASENAKQRAENIATKAGSNLGELKKADLGIFQITGKNDNEVYSYGGSFNTTSRQKTAQITVKTSFGTK; via the coding sequence ATGAACAAAACATCTTTAATTGTTGCAACCATAGCGGCAATTGCTTTAGTAACTGCTACATTAATTATCGGAAATGCCTATAAATATAAATTTAACAGCAACGAAAATATAAATGTAACAGGAAATGCTTTAAAGGATTTTGATGCTGACTTAGTTAAATGGAGAGCTACTTATAGTCGTAATAATTTTGATTTAAAAACGGCTTCAGATCAATTAAAACAAGATCAAATTGTAGTTAAAAATTTTTTAATATCGCAAGGAATTAAAGCTAATGAAATAGTTTTTGAAGCGGTTAATATTACAAAAGATATACAATATGGAACTGATGTGAATGGAAATTCAATCAGCCATTTTAATGGATATATTTTATCTCAGGATGTAACAATTGAATCGAAAGATTTGGATAAAATTGAAAAAGCTTCAAGAGAAATTTCAAATTTAATAAGTCAAGGAATTGAATTAAATTCATCAAATCCGAACTATTATTATTCAAAATTAGAAGATTTGAAATTAGAATTAATCGCACAAGCTTCAGAAAATGCAAAACAGCGCGCTGAAAATATTGCAACGAAAGCTGGAAGCAATTTAGGTGAATTGAAAAAAGCTGATTTAGGAATTTTTCAAATCACAGGTAAAAATGATAATGAAGTTTATTCTTATGGTGGATCATTTAATACGACTTCCCGACAAAAAACTGCTCAGATTACAGTAAAAACTAGTTTTGGAACGAAATAA